From Zea mays cultivar B73 chromosome 3, Zm-B73-REFERENCE-NAM-5.0, whole genome shotgun sequence:
CAAAATATAGACTATATGTCCACTTTAATTTTAAATTATTTTTTAGAGGTCCACTTTAATTTTGTTTTTTCTGGGGAGGATCCATTATACCACTGGACTCTCGCATGTTCAGCTTCATGTGACGTCGCAAGGTAAGGACATTGTACTGTAAATAGTAAAGCAGCTCACCAGTGAAACTCAGTCAAGAAGCATGTCAACACTGGGAAAGATCATACTCTCGACAAAGTTTGATGACGAAGGACACCAGAGAGCATGGCACGATCATACTGTCGTTGGCGACATTGTATCACCATTTGCACATTTCACGATGCTGTAATGTGATGAACTTCTGATGGTTCATATTATCATATACCAGCATTCATAGCAAATATGTGGAGGCACAAAAACAGTTGGCTACACAAGATGCTGAGGTACGTAGTAGCCATAGTTCTGATTTCTGAACAAACTCCAAAGACAATGAGGAAAAGATCGCATTAGTCAATAGTCGTCGTCCTTAATTCTCTTCAGCAGTCTAGCAGCCCATCTGCGCAGCCTTTTCTTGAGTGTGAACCCTGCCACAACACCAATCGCAAAGCTAATGGCACTGACCTTTGCACATGTTGACAGAGAAACAACCCGTCTGCAATGCAGAATAAATTAACATCAGGAGAAACATAGCAGCACTTCTCATGACAGGTTTGAAGTACAGCAACAGTTAATACAAAAAACACTGCACTACTGGTTCCTTCAGGCTAACCACATTTTTGCAGGCGGCTGATTCTGCTCACATAGTCCATGTACATTATGAATAATGTATAGCTGACGCTGAGCTCAGGTTTCCTAACATTGATAGCCATAGAGCGACATTGGCGTGGTCTCCATATTTTGTTACACATTTGCAGTTCAAGGATAAACACTGTTTGCTTCAACTGAAATCGGAGACAAAGTTGAACACTGGTCAAATATTCCAGGATTTAGAACTCATAAAAACCTTGATACAACGGCTTTACTGATTGGCTGCCACTTAAAAGTTTAACCTCAAGTAACTACTACCTTCATTTCCAATCTTGCCTCGATAAATGAATAATACCTAAAGTTGCCAGTCGAACTTTTTCATTTTTGACCGAGTTTATAAAAAAAGCTACAAATATTTGTGACACCAAATGAGCATATTCTGAAAAAGTGAAAATATAGTTCATGGTGCATCCAATCCAATAATGCTAATGTAGTGCCATAAATCTTGACACTCCTTTCTATAAATTCAGACAAGCTTTAAATTTTTTGACTTAAGAAAAGTGTAAGAATTGATTTATTCAGGCAAAATAGTCCTTTGAAATTCTTAAACCTATAAAATTCAATACATCAAGCTACCACTTTGAGCTTAACTTGACAGCAACTGAAGGGTTCACTGAAAAGGGATTTCTTATGCTTCTCTTTTGGGAATTTGGTTACATAAGGGTTCTGGGGAAAACATCTTAACCATTGACCACATGCCCTTGATATAATTTAAGCGACTATAAACATGAAGTTAATAGGGATTGAAACAGTCGGAAACGATATCGTTTATACGAAAATGATTGTCGGTCGGTCGTAAATTTACTCGGTTTCATAATTAATCAACTTATTGTCGATTACAATAAATGTTGACAGATATTtgaaatttaaattttaaatatAGTGATTTTCGGAAATGATATTGTGTTTACAGAAACGATACGGTTATGAGGCCCTGATTACGGGATTTTCGGTTACGGTTTTCATCTGTGGATGTTATAAATGGAGTACATTGCCTACCAAACCATGAATTACTCATATCGCACGATACTACCTGGTACTGCTCGTGTAAACGTAAGGGCAAACTGGCTGGAAGTGAGCTGAATCCATGAAGTACAGTAATAAGATCATCCGAAGCACAATTCAAATCATAAATGGGGATCGGAAGAAGCACGCTGCAAATTCCGCGTGGCCATACCAAATCAGGGCAAACAACAGAGCAAGCATAAAGCCTGCGACCGCGGATGCATCGAATCGAGAGAAGATGGAGGTCGGTGTCAGCGGATACGGCTTACCCGGCGGTCCTGGACACGAGGGCCTGCTGCGCCTGCTCGGAGAAGGCGCCGGCCGAGCGCGACGAGGACTTGGCGGCGTCCTGCGCCGCTGCCTGTAGCCTCTCTACGGCCGACGCAACCGCAGACGGCGCTGGCATCTCCGGGTATCCCGCGCTCCACCGCCGCTGTCGCCGGCTAGTAGAGGTTCGAACTAGGGTTTTAGGCTTTTAGCTTTCACTGAACGCCGATCCGCCGAGAGCCGCGAGAGCGAGAGGGGCGAGGCTGCAACTTGAAACAGGGGAAAGAAATCAAATACTAGTAGTTCTGGGGAAAACATTGCAATTTGAAACATGGGTCGCACAGTTGGGCCATCGTGTTTGTAGATCCAAAATTTAGAAACCCAAAGTTTCGAGCGTAGATTTCTATATGGACGAATCACATGTGGAAGTGGAATATATACATGTAAACAAGGTTTCACCTCAACAGGCGTCCGTAAAGCCATCTCCAGTAAACTGTCTAAATGAGCGTGCAAAATGTAGATTAGACTTCAAAAGCGTAGTTTGAAATAAAAGATAAAGATAGAGAATCCACTAAAAATAATCTAAGGTTTTGTTTGGTTGGATGTGGCTCTAAAAAAGTTGTTGTAGACTGTTAGATGTGAAAAAACGGTTGTGGGATGTGAGATGTAAAAAGCTAAAAACTACAGGGTGAAAACCGCTAAAATCCACTAAATGTGCCTTCATCTAAAAACCGCTAAAAGTAAGTCTAAATGTGCTTTTAATTTTacatcggcttttagaaaaaactGCTTCTAGATTTTAGCCCTTTGGATTGGCTTTTAAGAGACAAAAGACAAACCAAACGCGCACAAAGACTAAACAATATAATCCACAGTGCTTGCACACGGTCTGCTAGATTAGAGATGGCCTAATGCATTAGAGAACAGCATGAGTAACGAGTGGCAGCATGAAAAAACGAGGCAAGGTAGTGCAAAATGAACGATCATGCCGTAGCTCAATTTTGACCACATGCTTAGTAGGCGACATAAAACATAAGCAGAACTGCATTCATCACTGCTGTACAGTAGAGCCTCACATCTTACAGCAGAGTAGTTGAGTAGAACACATCAATAGAAAGAAAAATGATTAACACCACATAATCTCACTAAGAATGCATGCCACATGGTCACATGGACATGGTTACCAGCTCTCTAGATATAATCGACAAAACACAGCAGATGGCCAATTGGGTACAGCTACAAACAGAGTACAAGAGCTAACTCGAACACCATTTTTCATTTCTTCGGTCTTAGATGATTGAAGTCGAGCTTTTCACGCTTGTTGGACTTGTGTGATCCGCGACCATTGCTTTGTGAAGATGACCTACCGCCAACATTGGTTTTTGGTTCCTTGTAAGATGCCGGTGTTTCCATATCAAGGTCGGGCTCCTTCCTCTTCAGTTCATTTAGAGATATGCTTTCTGAACTGGGAATGCCAAAATCTCTACATCTTGATGCTGGAACTTCATTCCCTCTGCATTTCATTGCAAAAATGTATCACATGCAAATCCATATCAACCATATATCAAGCAAGGATGAAGCATCCATCAATATGTAACATTTCATAGATACAGAAATACAGACAACCTACAGAAGTAATCTGATATTGACGTACAGAAATGTAGATGCTATACTACATTCACAACCTTTTGTATGGCCTAcagctagggatggcaacgggtcccAATCCCTGCCGATGGGGATTTCATCTATTAGGGGATGAAGATGGGATGATTTTGCTCCCTAATCGGGGGCTTCACCAGCAGAAAGACTGCCACGTCCCGACTGCCACGTCCCCCATTGGGTAGAGAGCGGGTCTGGGAACTGTCCCTTCCCATCCCTGTTCCCTGATGGGGCCCCAACAGTGCTTAGCTGCATATGCCAAAAGGTCATCTGCTTATCAGCCCAAGCCCACAACAGTCAATATAAGATAAACAGCCCTCTAACCCTATACTCCACTCATTTCATGGTTCCTAACAGACATCGCCGGAAGAAGTGCACGTGGGATCCAGTTCAACCATGAAGAGCTTCTGTGTCCATACAGCCATGCACATCCTGGTTGCTACTTGCTAgaacttagggtgtgtttggtttgacttttggctttggcttttgcccctctaaaagccaaaagccaaccaaagggctggatccaggaagcagctttttctaaaagctgactttcttgtagtgcaaatctgaaagcacccctagacctgcttttagtggcttttcggatggaactgtgaaaacatatatcgaagaatttttaacgacttttagtggtttccaccaaacggtttttagctttttaacagtttacaacctacagcagctttttccacagctcacagtccacagcaacttttttcacagccacagcccaaccaaacagacccttagccCCACGGACCACTGTCTTCAAGCAAGAACCTCGTTAATCAAGCACCATGGCCAAACTGCTCTCTACCTTCTAAGGCTCTCAGCTCTCTAGGGCAGGATCTAGTATTTGAAAATCTTGCTTTTGTGGAATGTAAACATGTAATTGGTTTATTGAGCTTTTTTTTTCCTTTGAAGGATCTAGTGTTTGATTTTGTCTTCAGTTCTGCTAATCTGAACATGATTCTGCTGGCTGCTGTAGCTGCAAGCTTCTAAATTTTCTCAATGCAATCAGGGTGCGCTAACCGCCGGGGACGCGTGACTGCTATTGGGGATAGGAAAAAGCCAGCCCCAAGCCGGGTATCGGGGGTGGGGAATGGGGGAAATAAAGGGCACACCGGGGACGGGGTACCACTCCCTGCCAGGGACatccccgttgccatctctacctACAGCCTACTATTCAGTGAGAATGAGCTTTTGTAAGCATTTATGCAGATCCTAAAGCTTTCATAGCATATACACAAAACTTTCCAAAGTTAAATAACCTTTGCAATTTCCATAATGCTCAATCAGTAAAAACAATACAACCAGAAGACTGTTACTATATATTTACTTAACAGATACAAAAATCGCATCTGGGAAGTCCAAAATCCAAATAACATGTGTATCTCAACAAATGGATTTCATATGATTTTATAAATTTTCATCCTGACAATGGTGTCAATTATGAGTATCCAGCAAACCAAGTGTTATAACATCTAAAATGTTGATATAAACTTGTCACATACCACAACCCTGACAGTTATTAGTGACTATTTTATAAGAATTTCGTCTCTTTCTTATTAGGTGTTCTTATCATTTAATAATCGCCAAGAAACATATTTTGTGATACATTAAATGTACTAAAGTAATGTAACGGAGAAATAGCTAACCTGCTGGAGTTTGCATTGTCTTGGTCACAGTTACTGGGGGAAGCTGATTCTGTTTGCTGGTCACCTCTTGCCTCTTCATTTAGTTTCTACACATCTAGGATTGTGTAAGGGAACACTAAATCTACCTACAAGTACATAGTTGCCAGAATGACACATGCAACAAAAACAACCTTCCAAACTCACATCGATAGATGGATTGAAATTTTGGAAAGACATCCGACCCTTTATAGCTCCTGGATGAGGATTACCCTCCATGATAACTATGCTGCACAGAGAAACAGTACTGGTTTAATCAGTACTCCACATGAAAGCTAGTTTTGTCAAGAATAACACAACATAAGTAGCTATAATAACGAAAACGCACATTTGGCTTTTTCAAATTTCAATGTACGGGGATAAAGATGTTAGTTAAGTAGAAGACCATAACAGGAAAGAACAGAAATGATGAACCAAAACTAAAATGCGCACGCTCATTGTACAAAGTTTTCATGCTAGCTTGAAGTGAACTCTCCGTACAATTTTTTTCAGAATCCCAAACAAGGTTGGTCAAGAAGAAGACCATAACAGCAGGAAAgaatgaaaagaaaagaaagccttTTAATCTCCATACCACTTCCTAACGACCTGCGCGGACGAGGCGAAGCCTCCACTCGGCGCCATCACCACCTCCTCCTCCTGTACCTCCACCTCGGCCTTCTCCTCGGCCTTCTGCGCAGCCGCGCCGCGCTGCATAAACTGCGCCGCGGCGCCACGTAAACACAGAAACGTCGTGAGATGCCAGCCAATCCACGGCGACAAGAAGAACCCGAGGGAGCAACGGACAGGGGCTCCTCACCTTGAGGTTCCTGAGGGTGCTCGAGATCTCCCGCTTCGCCGCCATCGCTGATGCCGCCGCAAGCCGCCGGCTCGATTCCTCCCCCCGTCTCTTTGACCCAAgcgcccccaaatttagggttagggttttggagGCTCGCGGCCTAGCGAATCCGCTGGAGCACGAGAAGAGGGCGTGCGGCGCGGGGCCAAATACGTAATTTCGTCGGCAGACCCTGACGCGTGGGACCAAGAGGCCAGTTGCACGAGGCTCGCGCGTGCTTCTCCCGTTTCCTTTCGTGCCGATTTGACCGGCACGTGGGCCCGGTCTGGTGACCTGGGCTGGAGCCGCGGACGTGGATGCGGAATCCGCCGTCGATACTGATGACTGATCTGATCTGATCTGCCCCTCCGGCCCTCCCTGCATCCTATAAATTTGACCCCATGGTTGGATTTGACGGGTGCAAAGGGCTCGGGTTCGACCCATCGCCGAGTTCATAATGGTACTACGATTTGCTTCTTGAATTCTTTTCAACGTTCATCTCTCTACTTTCCTCCAAAATTTCGTTTGTTTGCCGATTCCGAAAACATGATAATCTGATATTGaacaaaaaaagaaagaaagacacGCACGAATTTGCCCAGACTGCAGAAATAACTCGCTGATTGCGTAATTCTAGGCGAGACTCAACGGATCATTATCTCCTCTTGCATGATTCTGCTTTCCAAAAAAAAACAGAACTTGATTCTGCGCCTGCGCCAACACAGAATTAGACAGATGGAAGGATGGATCAACTGATCTCGCTTGATCTTCACGTGCAGGATTTCGAGGAGTATCTCAGCTTGCAGTCGCAAACGTTCGTGCAGTATTACCGCTGCCTGCCATTGTCTCTTCTGCACAAGGAGAACGCAGATGAGGACGGAAATAGGGGCAAGCTAGCCttctgttttctttcttttttacttccaatttctttttctttttctttttctttttctggagGATGCAATGTTCTAATCTTCTGCTGCTGCATCTTAATTTTGCAGTTATCATGCCGCTGTCTGCGCTCGATCGGCTTGGTGGTCTCAACATCGAGTACCCGATGCTCTTCCAGATCAAGCACCCCAGCACGGAGCGGGCCACGCATTGCGGCGTGCTCGAGTTCGTTGCCGACGAAGGGTTCATCCACATGCCGAGCTGGGTAACTACCAATCGTCCTTCGAACACAGTCCATGGCTCGTGTGATTGCTAATTCAGTCGCCATGAACGAAGAAGAAAGAACCTGACGCTTCTGGGTTCTATTTTGTTTTCAGTTGATGGCGCACCTGGGTGTTCCGGAGAACGAGATCGTGCTGGTGCGGAGCACGTCGCTGCCCAAGGCCACCTTCATGAAGCTGCAGCCACACACCAAGGACTTCCTCCATGTCCCCAACCCGAAGGAACTGTGAGTAGTTTTGTTTCAATTTACCCCCCTTCTTTTCCAGGCTTTGCGGCTGAAAGCAAGCATCCAGCTAACCGTCCGTCCTCTGGATTCACCGTGCAGGCTGGAGCACAACTTCGGCAAGTTCCCGTGCGTGACCGCCGGCGAGACGATCGCGGTGACGGAGGGCGAGCGACGGTACTACCTGGACGTGCTGGAGGCGTGTCCGGCCGGCGCGGTCTGCTCCATCGACACGGACTGCGCGGTGGACTTCGCGCCGCCGCTCGACTACGTGGAGGCCCCGCCCTTCGTTGCCAGCCAAGGCAGCGACGAACCGCCGCAGCCGGCCCGGTTCTCCGGCACTGGGAGGCGGATGGATGGCAAGCCAGTGGAGATGCCCACGCCGTCTCCGGCGGCAGAGAGTGTCGTGGCTCCGGGTGTACCCAAGAGAATGGTTCGATTTGGCGCCCCCTCGGCCTCGGCGGCAGCCAGTGGCGTAAGCAAGGCGAAGGAGGGCGGCGGCAAGGAACAGGAGAAGCGGTTTACGGGGACTCGATATTCTTTGAAGGACTGAGCGAAAAAAAAAAGTTTTGTGCTTTGTGGTTTTTTACTGCAAATTTCTCGTATTTGGGGAGAGAATTTCCTTATTTAAAACAACCGACACTAACTCTGAATTTTAACGTTTTAACGTTAAGACTATCTCCAACAACATCTTTTAAATCTATCCTTTATATAGGTCATTTATAGTATTATTCAAAATATAATCTTTTATATATTTTcttcctctccaacaacgtcTTTTATATCTCGTTCGTAAATACCAATATTAGAGAAATTTTATTTTTACTTTTTTTATATGTATGTATTTGTCGTTGAGTATATTCAGTGAGTTTTGATCTAGTCTTAATATATGTATATGATAGAATTGAAAATGCGGGGTTTGGCTTGAGTCCTCTTGTATTTACCTTAACTACTCCTGTGTAATGGGTTTGGTCCAACTAGCCCAACTACTTAATCTATTTAATATACTTAAAACCCTGATTAGGGTTGGGTTTTCCCGCAGTACAGTGCACCTCGAGCTTAATTAATTATGAAGTAGAAAAACTGATATCGTTGTGGTCTGAGGCTATAGTTTGCTATGCACTGAAG
This genomic window contains:
- the LOC103651806 gene encoding ubiquitin recognition factor in ER-associated degradation protein 1, whose translation is MAHLGVPENEIVLVRSTSLPKATFMKLQPHTKDFLHVPNPKELLEHNFGKFPCVTAGETIAVTEGERRYYLDVLEACPAGAVCSIDTDCAVDFAPPLDYVEAPPFVASQGSDEPPQPARFSGTGRRMDGKPVEMPTPSPAAESVVAPGVPKRMVRFGAPSASAAASGVSKAKEGGGKEQEKRFTGTRYSLKD
- the LOC100277744 gene encoding uncharacterized protein LOC100277744, with translation MAAKREISSTLRNLKFMQRGAAAQKAEEKAEVEVQEEEVVMAPSGGFASSAQVVRKCIVIMEGNPHPGAIKGRMSFQNFNPSIDKLNEEARGDQQTESASPSNCDQDNANSSRGNEVPASRCRDFGIPSSESISLNELKRKEPDLDMETPASYKEPKTNVGGRSSSQSNGRGSHKSNKREKLDFNHLRPKK
- the LOC100533140 gene encoding uncharacterized protein LOC100533140; translated protein: MPAPSAVASAVERLQAAAQDAAKSSSRSAGAFSEQAQQALVSRTAGRVVSLSTCAKVSAISFAIGVVAGFTLKKRLRRWAARLLKRIKDDDY